Part of the Salvelinus fontinalis isolate EN_2023a unplaced genomic scaffold, ASM2944872v1 scaffold_2189, whole genome shotgun sequence genome is shown below.
GCGGTGGTGGGCCATGTGGGTAGCGGGAAGTCCTCCCTGCTGTCTGCCATgcttggagagacagagaagaggagcggCAGTGTCTCAATTAAGGTAAAAAAGTTATCTTAAAATAGGAAGCAACAGAAGTTGAATATATTGAATCTAAGGTTTTCAGTTTCAGTGTTACAATCTGTCTGTGAGGGTCTGGTTTACACTCAATGTTCTTCTTCTTCAAAGCTAATGTTCCTCTATTTATTTTTCTGTCTCCACAGGGCTCAGTGGCCTATGTCCCTCAGCAGGCCTGGATCCAGAATGCCACGGTCCAGGACAATGTTATGTTTGGTCGTGAGAAGCAGAACACCTGGTACCAGCGGGTGTTGGACGCCTGTGCTCTGCTGCCTGACCTGGAGATCCTGCCTGCTGGAGACTCCACAGAGATTGGGGAGAAGGTGTGAAAATAATCTTCTAGAATTCCACCTCATTTCACTAGATGGTCAATCAAATGGTCTTTTAGAATGTTCTGGAATCTTGAGTCATGTCTTCTTCTTGATTGTTCTCCCTGACAGGGTCTGAACCTCTCGGGTGGTCAGAAGCAGAGGGTGAGCCTGGCAAGGGCTGTGTACAGGAAGGCTGACGTCTATCTGCTGGATGACCCCCTGTCTGCTGTGGATGCTCATGTGGGGCAACACATCTTCGACAAAGTCATCGGACCCAAGGGAGTGCTAAGAGATAAGGTAAAACTATGACCAAAATATGATCTCTATTAACAGTCAGAGTGACACTTGTAGAAATCAATATTAGAAGCTTACACGTAACCGACTGTTCCTTGTGTGGTTTTGAGATGGAAAAGCATGATTTTGCAGattcttcaaatcaaatccacCATTTGTATTAGGCTAGTTCCGCTGATCGTCTATTTTGATTAATCCTGCTCCTGTGGTTTATGCTACCAGACCCGTGTCCTAGTAACCCATGGGATGAGCTTCCTGCCTCAGGCGGACCTCATCCTGGTGCTGGTGGACGGGGAGATCACAGAGAGTGGCTCCTACCAGGAGTTGCTGAGCCGCCACGGGGCCTTTGCAGACTTCATCCATACCTTCGCCAGCAACGACCGTAAAGAGAGTGTCACAGAGACCGCCGCACAGAGAGGTAGGACCTCATTGTAATGAAATTTGGGAGAAGTCATTATCGCCATTGATGAACAAACATTTGCTTCTCAACAACAAGCTTTTCACCATGTAAATGAACATTTTGTACCATTGCTGCAGGTGCCAGGAGGGCCAGCTCACGGCTGAGTGTGACAGACTTCATGCCATTCTCAAGAGATCTATCCCAAGAGCAGCTCATTGGGTAAGTGAATTTCCAGCGCACATTACATAATATTTTCCTGATAACATCATGGTTCTAATTGATTCAATGGTATAATAAACGTCTATTGGAGAAAACGTCACATTGAGCATGCCAAGCATCTTAAAAATAAAAACCTAACTGAAACCCCTCTATGTTCTCTAGGGGAGACACCAACAGTACTAACCTGCAGGGTATGGAGCCCATGTCTGAGATAGAAGAGGAGCAGGTTCCTGAGGACTTGGGAAAGCTGATGGAGGTTGACAAGGCACGCACTGGGAGGGTGAGTCTAGAAGAAGAGCTGATCTTTGACTGCACCTCTTATGGTTAAAAATGGTTCAAACTAAATGAAAAAGTCTCCATAGCCATACAGGTTGTACCCATTTGAGCGCTCCAGTACATTGTTTCTTTAAAACAAACGGAGCTTCTTTCTCACCTTTCACATATTAACAGGTGTTTGTCAATTTCTAGCAACTGATTGCCTGTCCTTTTTACCACAGGTGAGGCTGGAGATGTACATGGAGTACTTCAAGACCATCGGCATGGCCTTCATCATCCCCATCGTCTTCCTGTACGCCTTCCAGCAGGGGGCCTCGCTGGCCTACAACTACTGGCTGAGCCTGTGGGCCGACGAACCCATCGTCAACGGCACCCAGGTCGACACGGACATGAAGCTGGCCGTCTACGGGGCTCTGGGCTTCGCACAAGGTCAGTGGTGAATGCATTTTACTGGGAAAAGACACCAAAGATAAAAGTAGATCCTTTTGACTTGGATGAAGAGAAACAGCATAGACTACAGTTTAGCtagaatccttaatggtgaaacagcATAGACTACAGTTTAGCtagaatccttaatggtgaaacagcATAGACTACAGTTTAGCtagaatccttaatggtgaaacagcATAGACTACAGTTTAGCTAGAATCCTTGATGGTGAAACAGCAGACTACAGTTTAGCtagaatccttaatggtgaaacagcATAGACTACAGTTTAGCtagaatccttaatggtgaaacagcATAGACTACAGTTTAGCtagaatccttaatggtgaaacagcATAGACTACAGTTTAGCtagaatccttaatggtgaaacagcATAGACTACAGTTTAGCTAGAATCCTTAAATGGTGAAACAGCATAGACTACAGTTTAGCtagaatccttaatggtgaaacagcATAGACTACAGTTTAGCtagaatccttaatggtgaaacagcATAGACTACAGTTTAGCtagaatccttaatggtgaaacagcATAGACTACAGTTTAGCtagaatccttaatggtgaaacagcATAGACTACAGTTTAGCtagaatccttaatggtgaaacagcATAGACTACAGTTTAGCTAGAATCCTTGATGGTGAAACAGCAGACTACAGTTTAGCtagaatccttaatggtgaaacagcATAGACTACAGTTTAGCtagaatccttaatggtgaaacagcAGACTACAGTTTAGCTAGAATCCTTAAATGGTGAAACAGCATAGACTACAGTTTAGCtagaatccttaatggtgaaacagcATAGACTACAGTTTAGCtagaatccttaatggtgaaacagcATAGACTACAGTTTAGCtagaatccttaatggtgaaacagcATAGACTACAGTTTAGCtagaatccttaatggtgaagCTGACAGGTACGTTTGGGGCTATTACAACAACAAATTAGTTACTCCGAAGAATGAACACTGTTTTTCCCCCTCAGACATTATTGCATGCACGACTGAACAGCAGAATATGTACtgcattttgttttaccatgCTGCTTGACACACCTCAACTCTGTATCGTtcataaaacaaaaacaataacaacaaaaGGTGCTGGGGCGGACAGTGGCGCTGTTTCCCCTAatgcggattccatctttaatCCCACTAATGTTTGTTTATTTGGATCTGTTATAACCCTCCATTGTACTAGTCCTCCAAGAGTCCTTCTGAGAGATTGAGAGTTTCAGTATCTGATATAAACCACAGTTGCCAAACAGCAGGGATCCTAATAGCaatttattttatatttcaggAATCGCTATTTTCGGCACCACGGTGGCCATTTCGGTCGGAGGTATCATCGCGTCCCGGCACCTCCACATGGACCTCCTGAAGAACGTTCTCCACTCCCCCATGTCTTTCTTTGAGACCACCCCCAGTGGGAACCTCCTAAACCGTTTTGCCAAGGAGATCGACGCTATCGACTGCATGATCCCCGACGGCCTCAAGATGATGCTGGGGTACCTCTTCAAGCTGATGGAAGTCTGTATCATCGTCATGCTGGCTACACCTTTTGCGGCGGTCGTCATCCTGCCCCTCGCCATTCTCTACGCCTTCGTTCAGGTATGTTTCTAACCGAATGAGACACCGTTTTGTGGAAGAATAATAGTTTTAGACTCTTGAAAACTAAAATAGCGGATTTTGCAAGTTGTTGGTTTTGCGTGGTGATTTATCCCACATGCTAACATAGTAGTGCTAAGTAATGGCAGGCTACATACTGTAAATCCACTAGAAATGCTGGAGTGGAAAACCCACttccacacacatacaccacctcTTAGTACTTTCGGTTCATTAAAACGTCATGTTTTATTTTTCCGTTGTGCATTACAGAGTTTCTACGTGGCCACATCCTGCCAGCTGCGGAGGCTGGAGTCGGTGAGCCGCTCGCCCATCTACACCCACTTCAACGAGACGGTGCAGGGAGCCAGTGTCATACGGGCCTTCGGAGAACAGCACCGCTTCATTGTGCAGGCTAACAAGAGGGTCGACTTCAACCAGACCTCCTACTTCCCCCGCTTTGTGGCCACCAGGTTAGGGATGGGGATGGGTTGCCAACTAGTGATTTGACACAATCAAAACACCTCCATGATGAGTGATGGAGGCCAACACTTTCTCCACAACTAATCACGCTTTCATCTCCTGATATCCGCAGGTGGTTGGCAGTTAATCTTGAGTTTGTCGGTAACGGTGTGGTTTTAGCCGCAGCTATACTCTCAGTGATGGGGAAAGACACCCTGAGCCCTGGCATTGTTGGTTTGGCTGTGTCACACTCCCTCCAGGTAAGATATTACACCCTATACCGTAGTCATTATAGGTAAACAACTCATTTAGCAACAAAGAAGAATAGTAATTTTAATATTTTGTACCCGGCTACAATCACACAAAACCCATTACAGGCAATCCCTTTTATTGCATCAGAAAGTGTGTGGTTTACCAAACTGAAAACCCCCCCAGAAGAATAGCCTACCTACGTGCTGCACAATCCTAACTGCATATTACCTCAAACGAGAGGGCTCTGTTTTAATTTGAACCTCGCAATTGTGTTGTGCAGGTGACCGGCATTCTGAGCTGGATTGTGAGATCATGGACAGACGTAGAGAACAACATTGTGTCTGTTGAGAGGGTGAAGGAGTATGCTGACACTGCAAAAGAGGTAAGCATCTGCATACCTTCTCTGTTAGCTAATACCCCCCCAATGAAATGAGCTGTTATATAAGTAATATGCATGACATGAGCAGTGACATTAACATTGTAAGTTATGTAGGCAGTTACTGTTTCATTATTGTAATTCATTCTCTTTTTAAGTTTTACAGTAACTGAAGTGTTGTCAAACTAACCCTTTTCTAGCCAGGTTTACAGTAACTGGAGTGTTGTCAAACTAACCATTCTTTAGCCAGGTTTATAGTAACTGGAGTGTTGCCAAACGAACCATTTTCTAGCCAGGTTTACAGTAACTGAAGTGTTGCCAAACTAACCATTCTTTAGCCAGGTTTACAGTATCTGAAGTCTTGCCAAACTAACCATTATCTAGCAAGGTTTACAGTAACTGAAGTGTTGTGCAACTAACCTGTTTAGATCTATAGACATAGAGGGACAAAGAATATAGATATAGAGACACAGATCCATTTAATCTTAACTGTTCTCTATACTCACCAGGCTGGGTGGACCGTGGAGGGCAGTTCCCTGCCTCTGGCCTGGCCTCAGACTGGCACTATAGAGTTCCAAGACTATGGACTGCAGTACCGCAAGGGCCTGGACTGGGCACTGAAAGGCATCACCCTGAAAATCCAGGAGAGAGAAAAGGTCAGTACAATCTAGAATGAGGTAGCCTtctacagtacccataatgcttTGTTGATTATATTCAGTTTTGTCTGAAGCAACATACTCCTTTTGTATCATACTTAGGACCAGGGGTATTTTCCCGGCCATGTTACCTGACCAGTAAAAACTATTTGATCCTATCTAACGAAGGGTCTAATTTGTCATTCTTAGGTTGGCATTGTGGGCAGAACCGGAGCTGGAAAGTCTTCCCTTGCCCTGGGGATCTTCAGAATCCTAGAGGCAGCCAAGGGAGAGATCTACATCGATGGAGTCAACATCGCAGAGATCGGACTCCACGACCTCAGATCCCGCATTACCATCATCCCACAGGTACTACAGTTATTGATTGATCGATATTATTTGATAATCCCCCAAAAATGTCTTACTACAGTGATGGTAACTGACTTTTGCTTCTTCCTCCAACAGGACCCTGTGTTGTTCTCCGGCACTCTGCGTATGAACCTTGACCCCTTCGACACGTATACTGACGAGGAAATATGGAGTTCGCTAGAGCTTGCTCACCTCAAGAACTTTGTGTCCAACCTGCCTGACAAACTGAATTATGAGTGCTCGGAAGGAGGAGAGAACCTCAGGTACGGACAAATGATATATTTGACCAAATAACATAATAGTATcgataaatatataatatattccatttagcagacgctttcatccaaagcaacttacagtcatgcgtgcctACACTTGAGGCATGCATATCTGTCAAGCCTACTCCCGCTCTTCCCTCCTGGCGCTCGAGGTAATCACTTTGTTGATTACCCCCTGTATATCTGTCTTGATTAccccctgtatatctgtctgttccttggTTGTGTTCCCCGCATTGTGTTTGTTATGTGTTCCTGTCCAGGTGTTGTTCCTGTTCCGTTTAATGTCCGTCAGCTAATAAACCTtcactccccgtacctgcttctcatctcctgcgTCGCTCCCGTAACAATATGTGACACATATCAATTGAGCTACAAAGAACCCCCAAAGACCAAACACAAAGCATATAGGCTAGGGCTGGTGTCCTGCATCCAGATTAAGCCTATTCCTGGACTGAAAATTATATTGAGCATTATTTTTGCTTCATCTGGTCTACTATATCTGGTTCTATCATCTGTCAACCTCTATATTCTGTGCTTTGGTGCTCAAAAGTTTAAGTGTCAATATTCAACCTTCCTTCATTTGTCTTCTCTAGTCTGGGTCAGCGCCAGCTGGTCTGCCTGGCCCGCGCTCTCCTCCGTAAGACCAAGATCCTGGTTCTCGACGAGGCCACGGCCGCTGTGGACCTGGAGACAGACACCCTGATCCAGTCCACCATCAGACAACAGTTTGAGGACTGCACCGTGCTCACCATCGCCCACCGCCTCAACACCATCATGGACTATACCAGGTAAGGCTCTCTGCTATACTTTTTGCCCAGCGACAGTTCTCTCAAGTTTGGGATGTGCATATCAATTCCTTTCCTACACCTAGTAGCTACTGCGCCCCAGTCAAATGATGTCGCAACATCTCAAAATCAATGGTTCAGTCACAGAATTTGacacttctctctcttccttccacaGAGTGATAGTGATGGACAAAGGCCACATCTCGGAGATGGACTCCCCAACCAACCTCATCTCAAACAGGGGACAGTTCTACCGTATGTGCCGAGAGGCTGGGCTAGTCTAAAAGCTACCCAGCTCCGAGGTGGCTCTGGCCAGAGGAAAATTCTGATGGCCCTGGCTCTTCCAAACCAACACATGTAGAATCGGCAATTCCAAGCTCCACGATCCAGGCAGTTCAAACTCTTCCTGAGAGCAATGCTTTTAGAACGACCCGGAACTGAAGTCGATGTAAACCAAAGATGACCCAGAAGCGTAGCTGATGACGATTTAGTGAACAGTATGTGCTCTCTGGTcacaataaagacatgaaacctacgcacactcaaactggtgctcGGAAGGGGAAAGAGACATCAAGCCCCGATCTCAAAGACTGTGATTTATGAAGCTATTATTGGACGCAGATGGGTTGTTGCTTGGCAAACATTTTAAATATTGTATATAGGCTGTGCCAATGAAACTTATGGAGATGAAAGTCAGACTGAGTGCAAAATCCAAAGGACTTTGGTTCAGTCTCTGAATGTGAACCAAATTATTTTTGTACATCTGCTACATTTTATGAAGCATCTTTTTGAAGAACACCTGGGTACCTTTGATGTTGAGTTGAAATCTCAGGCAACCAAATCCGACTATTTAGTTCATATCAGTGATGGTAACTGACATTTGGTTCTTCCTCCAACAGGACCCCGTGTTATCATGTCATCAGACAGAAAAAAAAGTTTATAATGAATTCATATCTATTCTCATACCATCCAACCACAGGGTAAGTCTAGAGAAAGTGGAGCAATATTCTCTGACCGACCACTAGCCTTAAagggctgaccctgtaaaacccAGAAAACACAAAGCTTTTCACAGTCATCAATctaaaatggaaccctattccacaGAATATAGTGCACTTTCTTAGGTtttgtactatatagggaatagggtgccatttcagacgcactCAGTCTGATTCCTACCCAGCCATTTCAGTGTTTTATGAGTCTGGTCAAAGAAGAAAACACTGCAGCGAGCCAAGGTGCTTAGCTAGCCTAGCGTCCAACTGTTCTGCGGTATTTGTATATTTCAGTCTTAGTAAACACAAATTGGTCAATAGAATCTGTATGGTCGGGTATGTAGGCCTAAAAACCTGGACGTTCAACTGTTACAGTGGTGACGGGAAACCCGACAGGAATGAAGAGAACGCCTTTTCAAAACAATGGACAAAATGTGTTAAAAAAAAGTTTCTCTACTTTACATCTACCAGTCGTTCCACCTACACACAGACACGcgtgcatgaacacacacaccctaatTCTCAAAGCTATGGGTGCGACACACGTGCAGGCACACAGACCACCTAATTCTCAAAGCTATGGGTGACATATTGAGGTAACAGACTCTCATCACATACCATTCAATGTTAGTGTTATTATTCCTTTGGTTCCAGTTATGACTGACTGTAAATAGACATTCCTTCCTGTTTATATCTATAACATGGACTTTTCCAAAAGAAGTCAAAAGATCTtaatatttttgtcttactggTTTAGACAATATGCTAAGAAGAAACTACAATATTTATGTGATATAATGAACATGTAAGTTGCCTTCAAATTCTAAGAGATTGTATTATATTTATACTTTTTGTATTCAATCTGTTAATTTTTTGATTGAACATTTTACTGTGCAATAATTCATGCTGGAAATAATAAAACTGTTTTGAAAATAATGTTTTTGTGAGTCTCATCTGTGAAACAATACAATTATGCCTCTATGCCTTATATAAGTATGAGTCAAGCATGACTGCAGGCAGTTGGGTAACGTAATGACTGTAATATAAATGTGATCACATTTTCCACAGCCTGTCATTGACAGGGTGTGcagaccacaggaggctgctgaggggaggacagcttaTAACAATGGccagaacagagcaaatggaatgtgtttgatgtatttgatatcattccaaCTCCACTCCAGCctttaccacgagcctgtcctccccaattaagttgcCACTAACCTCCTGCAATGCAGACATTAGGCATAATTTGCTTACAGTAAAGGCACTAGTCACCACAGCCAAAGTCATAAACTCTCTACTTAAAatatgattttaaacctaaccttaatcgCACTGCTAACATTATGCCTATACCTGACCTTATATTAAGAACAAAAAGcaaatttttgttttcataaatgtttacGACACAGACCATTTTGACTTTGTCGCTGTGGGAACTAATGGAAAACGATTTGGTCATGCCCAGGCAAGTAACCCATTTAGACCACTAGGTGGGAGCAAAAGTTAACTTGTGCAGCTAAGTTTCCCCTTTGACCTCGGTGAGGGATACGAACGTCATTTGTTTATACCTGTTGCAATGGCGACCTTAACGGAACTGAAATGCGGTAAGCATTGCCCTTTCTTTCACTTTAAAGTCTATATTACATTTATTAAACGGAAGCGAATTGCAACTGTTTCATAGTTCGTGCAACGCACAGTGTAAGACGATAGTaggtaacgctagctagctatcaaAGTTTGCCTGGCTATCGTACAGAACAACACACCTTAAAGTGTACGTTATCAATATGTCTCCACAATTTGCAGAGGTTTTTATGATACCATTTTCAACAACTTATCTTCTCTCCCAGCTCTGAGAGAGAGCCTGGAGTctcgaggtgtgttgggtcagctAAAAGCTCGGATCAGAGCTGAGGTGTTCAATGCGCTCGATGATCAGAGCGAGCCGCGTCCTGCGCTGTCGCACGACAACCTTCTAATCAACGAGCTCATCCGCGAGTACCTGGAATTCAACAAGTATCGATACACAGCGTCTGTGTTGACAGCAGGTGAATATTATGCATTCAATTCAACCATATGACAATCAATTTCAGAACGGAATATAAGTGCCATTGGTAGGTTCACCGTTATTCAATTACAAGTTGGATTTTATGACCTTATCAAATCAATGTTTTTCAGAATCAGGTCAACCTGAGGTACCACTTGACAGACCGTTCATGGCGAATGAGCTGAAAGTGGTGGAGGACTCCAGTTCCAGATCTGTGTAAGTTTATCTAGAAATGATTCATAAAAGGCCACAGGAAACTGATTCCAGACCTGAAATACTTATCCTATCCTGATTGAAAACTGTAAATAGTACTATTAGACCTAGTAAAGACATACAgtttaagtcagaagtttacatacacctgtgccccaagtacatttaaactcagtttttttcacaattcctgacatttaatcctagtaaaaattccctgtcttaggtcagttaggatcaccactttattgtaagaatgtataatgtcagaataatagtagagaaggatttatttaagcttttatttatttcctcacattcccagtgggtcagaagtttacatacactcaattagtatttggtagcattacctttaaattgtttaacttgggtcaaacgttccaggtacctttccacaagcttcccataataaattgggtgaattttggcccattcctcctgacagagttggtgtaactgagtcaggtttgtaggcctccttgctcgcacatgcttttttagttctgcccacaaaatttctataggattgaggtcagggctttgtaatggccactccaataccttgactttgttgtccttaagccattttgccacaactttggaagtatgcttgggttcattgtccatttggaagacccatttgcgaccaagctttaacttcctgactgatatcttgagatgttgcttcaatacatccacataattttcaatcttcattatgccatctattttgtgaagtgtaccagtccctcctgcagcaaagcaccccacaacatgatgctgccaccaccgtgcttcactgttgggatggtgttcttcggcttgcaagcatccccctttttcctccaaacataacgatgatcattatggccaacagttctatttttgtttcatcagaccagaggacatttctccaaaaagtacaatctttgtccccatgtgcagttgcaaaccgtagtctggctttttttaatggcggttttggagcagtggcttcttccttgctgagcggcatttcaggttatgttgatataggactcattttagtgtggatatagatacttttgtacctgtttcctccagcatcttcacaaggtcctttgctgttgttcctgagattgatttacacttttcgcaccaaagtacgttcatctctaggagagagaacgcgtctccttcctgagcggtatgacgactgcgtggtcccatggtgtttatacttgcatactattgtttgtacagatgaacatggtaccttcaggcatttggaaattgctcccaaggatgaaccagacttgtggaggtctacatttttttttctgaggtcttggctgattcctgttgattttcccatgatgtcaagcaaagaggcactgagtttgaaggtaagccttgaaatacatccaaaggtacacctccaattgagtcaaattatgtcaattagcctatcagaagcatctaaagccatgacatcattttctggaattttccaagctgtttaaaggcacagtcaacttagtgtatgtaaacttctgacccactggaattgtgatacagtga
Proteins encoded:
- the LOC129850692 gene encoding centrosomal protein 20-like, encoding MATLTELKCALRESLESRGVLGQLKARIRAEVFNALDDQSEPRPALSHDNLLINELIREYLEFNKYRYTASVLTAESGQPEVPLDRPFMANELKVVEDSSSRSVPLLYGLLSHFLSSSGDSGGKLFLRGSASATMTRDSNTLPGPES
- the LOC129850690 gene encoding multidrug resistance-associated protein 1-like, with product IAFSMFGVYVLIDDKNVLDAQKVFVSMALINILKTPLSQLPFAMSTTMQAIVSLKRLGKYLCSEELKDDNVAKAPLSTDGEGVLIDNGTFSWTKEGPPCLKRINVRVPQGSLVAVVGHVGSGKSSLLSAMLGETEKRSGSVSIKGSVAYVPQQAWIQNATVQDNVMFGREKQNTWYQRVLDACALLPDLEILPAGDSTEIGEKGLNLSGGQKQRVSLARAVYRKADVYLLDDPLSAVDAHVGQHIFDKVIGPKGVLRDKTRVLVTHGMSFLPQADLILVLVDGEITESGSYQELLSRHGAFADFIHTFASNDRKESVTETAAQRGARRASSRLSVTDFMPFSRDLSQEQLIGGDTNSTNLQGMEPMSEIEEEQVPEDLGKLMEVDKARTGRVRLEMYMEYFKTIGMAFIIPIVFLYAFQQGASLAYNYWLSLWADEPIVNGTQVDTDMKLAVYGALGFAQGIAIFGTTVAISVGGIIASRHLHMDLLKNVLHSPMSFFETTPSGNLLNRFAKEIDAIDCMIPDGLKMMLGYLFKLMEVCIIVMLATPFAAVVILPLAILYAFVQSFYVATSCQLRRLESVSRSPIYTHFNETVQGASVIRAFGEQHRFIVQANKRVDFNQTSYFPRFVATRWLAVNLEFVGNGVVLAAAILSVMGKDTLSPGIVGLAVSHSLQVTGILSWIVRSWTDVENNIVSVERVKEYADTAKEAGWTVEGSSLPLAWPQTGTIEFQDYGLQYRKGLDWALKGITLKIQEREKVGIVGRTGAGKSSLALGIFRILEAAKGEIYIDGVNIAEIGLHDLRSRITIIPQDPVLFSGTLRMNLDPFDTYTDEEIWSSLELAHLKNFVSNLPDKLNYECSEGGENLSLGQRQLVCLARALLRKTKILVLDEATAAVDLETDTLIQSTIRQQFEDCTVLTIAHRLNTIMDYTRVIVMDKGHISEMDSPTNLISNRGQFYRMCREAGLV